A part of Oryctolagus cuniculus chromosome 15, mOryCun1.1, whole genome shotgun sequence genomic DNA contains:
- the LOC103351405 gene encoding cytochrome P450 2C23 isoform X4: MRRFTLTTLRNFGMGKRSIEERVQEEARCLVEAFRKTEAQPFDPTFILSCAPCNVICSILFSERFQYEDKTFLFLMELLQENFKQINSRWCQIYNLWPALMRYFPGKHKEFSERINDIKYFILEKIKEHQESLDQNNPRDYIDCFLSRMEQEKHNPGTEFDLENLVVCGSNLFTAGTETTSTTLRFGLLLLMKYPEVQAKVQEEIDRVIGRNQMPCMSDKMKLPYTEAMLHEIQRYITLLPSNLPHAVAQDTKFRQYVIPKGTTILPLLSSVLFDGKEFPNPEKFDPGHFLDKNGCFRKTDYFVPFSLGKRVCVGEGLARMELFLFFTTILQNFSLKPLVEPQEIDAKPIVTGFFNIPPVYKLCLIPR, translated from the exons ATGCGTCGCTTCACCCTGACGACCCTGAGGAACTTTGGCATGGGGAAGAGGAGCATCGAGGAGAGGGTCCAGGAGGAAGCCCGCTGCCTGGTGGAGGCGTTCAGGAAAACGGAAG CTCAGCCCTTCGACCCCACCTTCATCCTCTCTTGCGCTCCCTGCAACGTGATCTGCTCCATCCTCTTCAGTGAGCGTTTCCAGTATGAGGACAAGACGTTCCTCTTCCTCATGGAGTTGTTAcaggaaaattttaaacaaataaactcCCGATGGTGCCAG ATTTATAATCTCTGGCCAGCACTCATGAGGTATTTCCCTGGAAAACACAAAGAATTCTCAGAAAGAATTAATGACATTAAATACTTCATtctggaaaaaataaaggaacatCAAGAATCCTTGGATCAGAATAACCCTCGGGATTATATTGACTGTTTCCTCAGCAGAATGGAGCAG GAGAAACATAACCCAGGGACTGAATTTGACTTGGAGAACTTAGTAGTCTGTGGATCTAATCTGTTTACAGCGGGAACAGAAACAACCAGTACCACCCTGAGATTTGGGCTCTTGCTCCTCATGAAATACCCAGAAGTGCAAG CCAAAGTTCAGGAAGAAATTGATCGTGTGATTGGAAGAAATCAAATGCCCTGCATGAGTGACAAGATGAAGCTGCCCTATACCGAGGCCATGTTGCATGAGATCCAAAGATATATCACGCTCCTTCCTTCGAATCTGCCccatgctgtggcccaggacacaAAATTCAGACAATACGTCATCCCCAAG GGCACTACTATACTCCCATTGCTGTCTTCAGTCCTGTTTGATGGCAAAGAGTTTCCCAACCCAGAGAAGTTTGACCCAGGACACTTTCTGGACAAAAATGGCTGCTTTAGGAAAACAGACTACTTTGTGCCTTTTTCCCTTG GAAAACGGGTCTGTGTTGGAGAAGGTCTGGCCCGCATGGAGCTGTTCCTCTTCTTCACCACCATTCTGCAAAACTTCTCCCTAAAGCCCCTGGTGGAGCCACAGGAGATAGATGCCAAACCCATTGTTACTGGGTTTTTCAATATTCCCCCAGTTTACAAGCTGTGTCTTATTCCTAGATAA